From the Lathyrus oleraceus cultivar Zhongwan6 chromosome 4, CAAS_Psat_ZW6_1.0, whole genome shotgun sequence genome, one window contains:
- the LOC127075897 gene encoding uncharacterized protein LOC127075897, which produces MATKPSLSTTTTTTVPKIPSFLIYPEMDPKHVSETLKFAKRMSIGAPFPENCNTDGFFDSFLRNFIKVDQIQPGRISCTVVAKPPLCNSYGTLHGGTVGSLVQVLATACARTVVADDKQLFLGEISISYLSATPANEEVVAHASVVKSGRNLTVVALEFKLKKTGNLLYFSHATFFNMPVSSL; this is translated from the exons ATGGCTACTAAACCTTCTCtctccaccaccaccaccaccactGTGCCCAAAATTCCGTCGTTTCTAATATATCCGGAAATGGATCCAAAACACGTTTCCGAGACTCTAAAGTTTGCTAAGCGTATGAGTATCGGCGCTCCCTTTCCTGAAAACTGTAACACCGATGGTTTTTTCGACTCTTTCCTTCGGAATTTCATCAAAGTCGATCAAATCCAACCTGGCCGAATCTCTTGTACTGTTGTCGCTAAACCACCTCTCTGT AATAGCTATGGAACACTGCATGGAGGGACTGTTGGATCCTTGGTTCAGGTTTTGGCAACTGCTTGTGCTAGAACTGTAGTTGCTGATGACAAACAACTTTTTCTTGGGGAAATTAGCATTTCTTACCTCTCTGCCACTCCAGCAAAT GAAGAAGTGGTAGCTCATGCGTCTGTGGTGAAGAGTGGAAGAAATTTGACTGTAGTTGCACTTGAATTCAAATTGAAGAAAACTGGGAATTTGCTTTATTTTTCTCATGCTACCTTCTTTAACATGCCGGTTTCTAGCTTATGA